In Solanum stenotomum isolate F172 chromosome 6, ASM1918654v1, whole genome shotgun sequence, one DNA window encodes the following:
- the LOC125868822 gene encoding uncharacterized protein LOC125868822 encodes MDERYQELRLDMDRRQVELMRLVQSLKDSIDGMRLHQQAKERGAASSSSELLLTFGHGILGPNSFHADNHRNHNLLLPRFNGENLKTWLYQIDQYFAVDETPVNHRLRLVAINLEDEALAWHQAYLRCRDPPHVIGWDEYLRAITETFGDDFADPMLELKQLRQTGTVREFQFAFSRFLTQCNLTTAQAISCFLGGLKDELVGTILMHEPQTLSKVFRLARLTEATQLANARSQNRASGLQGGVVKKQHQETLVTRPQPINYNQGTRLTSPSSIGGRPRRTVSPAEMQAKRAQGLCYFCDENYNIGHKCNLPKQLFVLEMDSIELEDLEPELESPVNDNTYGEAETIVDGANPLISLCALAGIQGSQTIHVMGYSGKRPVHILLDGGSTHNFIEKDCVKRLGCTVVPTPMSYVSLGNNAKETTTGVVKDFGWMLQGITYQSDLIVFPISRYDIVLGALWIKTLGPVTIHFTELTMSFNHQGKKHVLKGVHEDCRLASSKAVNKLSGDEVKLFMLQMLPIMNGEIIVGQNFALQLLKEETIASEIGVLLDQYHKIFSEPTILPPPRGPFDHNIPLQNGAKPVNIRPYKYSAMKKDIIDKLVSDMLQQGVIQYSNSPFSSPVVVVGKKDGTWRLCVDYRELNQCTIKEKFPIPIIDDLLDELTGARVFSKVDLKSSYHQIRMVVDDVPKTAFKTHLGHYEFLFMPFGLTNAPSTFQCLMNHIFQQHLRKFVLVFFDDILIYSRSLQDHVNHLKSVFDLMIHHQLLAKQSKCVFGVSRSNTWGILFPMKGFPLIKGRSSAFQAFKELKSASVAAPVLALPDYFIPFVVETDASGNGIGAVLMQNGHPIAFISKGLSACHAALSVYEKELLALVFAVTKWAHYLLGQHFIVKTDHKALKYLLEQKLHTDSQIKGLAKLLPLDFEIQYKKGKENLVADALSRIQGAELMSLMISSVQPRKHFTWLNGQLRRKGKLVVGDDASLRTKILSLWHSTPVGGHSGIDATTRKRNKYDTSAYPGLLQPLPIPVLPWTDICMDFIEGLPRSNSKTVIWVIIDRLTKIGHFIALSHPYSAQSIVPIFLDNIFKLHGFPATITSDKDPIFISNFWKAFLNAQGVSLQTSTAYHPQTDALAKWWYNSNPHSAIHFSPFELLYGYPPPLHLPYLPGDSDSVVVEDFNLNRQFKLELAKFHLHRAQQRMCAQANTHRSDRHFQVGDWVYVKLQPYRQSSLSIFPYHKLTSRFFGPYPIVEKIGVVAYKLLLPPEVQIHPTFHISQLKFCHELPSTIVHPPIIDLSSPHCPERRMVKRGNKAIRFPSITLVDMGVVSPGVLIPIWVQQPQLCHFLKEEQRGTFCSPESFGLGLQIELSLAETYEPIGLTGLLYFGLMARWAARLG; translated from the exons ATGGATGAGCGATATCAGGAATTGAGGTTGGACATGGATCGTAGACAAGTAGAGCTGATGCGATTAGTCCAATCATTGAAGGACTCTATTGATGGGATGCGACTGCACCAGCAAGCCAAGGAGAGAGGTGCGGCTTCAAGTTCCAGTGAACTGCTACTAACTTTTGGTCATGGAATTTTGGGCCCTAATTCGTTTCATGCTGATAACCATCGTAATCACAATTTACTTCTTCCTCGTTTCAATGGAGAAAATCTGAAAACATGGTTGTATCAGATTGATCAGTATTTTGCTGTAGATGAAACTCCAGTAAATCATAGGTTAAGGCTGGTAGCCATAAACTTGGAAGATGAGGCTTTAGCTTGGCATCAAGCTTACTTGCGGTGTAGAGATCCACCTCATGTTATTGGGTGGGATGAGTACTTGAGGGCAATAACTGAAACTTTTGGGGATGATTTTGCTGATCCTATGCTTGAACTTAAGCAACTAAGACAAACTGGAACAGTAAGGGAATTCCAATTTGCATTTAGTAGGTTTTTAACACAATGTAATCTCACTACTGCCCAAGCCATTTCCTGTTTCTTAGGTGGATTAAAGGATGAGTTGGTAGGGACTATACTGATGCATGAACCACAAACCTTGTCTAAGGTGTTTAGGTTGGCTAGATTAACGGAAGCTACTCAGCTAGCTAATGCTAGATCTCAAAATAGAGCATCGGGACTACAAGGAGGAGTTGTTAAGAAGCAACATCAAGAGACACTTGTTACAAGGCCACAACCTATCAATTATAATCAGGGGACTCGATTGACTTCGCCATCTTCTATTGGAGGCAGACCTAGGAGAACTGTCTCCCCAGCTGAAATGCAGGCAAAAAGGGCTCAGGGGTTGTGTTATTTTTGCGATGAAAACTACAACATTGGTCATAAATGTAATCTTCCTAAACAATTATTTGTTTTAGAGATGGACAGTATCGAGTTAGAAGATCTAGAACCTGAACTGGAATCTCCAGTTAATGATAACACGTATGGGGAAGCTGAAACCATAGTCGATGGTGCTAATCCTTTGATTTCATTGTGTGCCCTTGCTGGAATTCAGGGTTCTCAAACTATTCATGTGATGGGATATAGTGGTAAGAGACCAGTTCATATATTACTTGATGGAGGTAGTACACACAATTTTATTGAGAAAGATTGTGTGAAAAGGTTGGGATGTACTGTTGTTCCTACTCCCATGAGCTATGTGAGTCTTGGCAACAATGCTAAGGAGACCACAACTGGAGTAGTTAAGGACTTTGGGTGGATGCTGCAGGGCATTACTTATCAGTCGGATTTAATAGTGTTCCCTATTAGTCGATATGATATTGTTCTGGGAGCATTGTGGATAAAGACATTGGGTCCAGTGACCATTCACTTTACAGAACTTACTATGTCCTTCAATCACCAAGGAAAGAAACATGTACTTAAGGGGGTGCATGAAGATTGTAGGTTGGCCAGTTCCAAAGCTGTGAACAAGTTATCAGGAGATGAGGTTAAATTATTCATGTTACAAATGTTGCCAATTATGAATGGGGAAATCATTGTGGGACAGAACTTTGCCCTACAGTTATTGAAGGAGGAAACCATAGCATCTGAAATTGGTGTTTTACTTGATCAATATCATAAGATATTTTCTGAACCTACAATCTTACCTCCTCCAAGGGGTCCATTTGATCATAACATCCCTCTACAAAATGGAGCCAAACCTGTCAATATCAGACCTTACAAATACTCAgctatgaagaaggatattataGACAAGTTGGTCAGTGATATGCTCCAACAAGGTGTTATTCAATATAGTAACAGCCCCTTCTCTTCTCCAGTGGTGGTTGTGGGCAAAAAGGATGGCACATGGAGATTGTGTGTAGACTATAGAGAGCTTAATCAGTGCACGATAAAGGAAAAGTTCCCTATACCTATTATTGATGATCTTCTGGATGAGTTGACAGGAGCAAGAGTATTTTCCAAGGTGGATCTGAAATCTAGTTATCACCAGATTAGGATGGTAGTTGATGATGTCCCTAAAACTGCTTTCAAAACTCATcttggtcattatgagttcctctTTATGCCTTTTGGCTTAACTAATGCACCTTCTACATTCCAATGTTTAATGAATCACATTTTCCAGCAACATTTACGAAAATTTGTATTAGTGTTTTTTGATGACATTCTGATTTATAGCAGGTCATTACAGGATCATGTTAACCATTTGAAGTCAGTTTTTGACCTTATGATCCACCATCAGTTGTTGGCGAAGCAATCAAAGTGTGTGTTTGGGGTTTCAAGGTCGAATACTTGGGGCATTTTATTTCCTATGAAGGGGTTTCCACTGATCAAAGGAAGATCCAG TGCTTTTCAGGCTTTTAAGGAGTTGAAATCAGCATCGGTTGCTGCACCTGTTCTTGCTCTACCTGATTACTTTATTCCATTTGTTGTTGAAACAGATGCTAGTGGTAATGGCATTGGTGCTGTCCTTATGCAAAATGGCCACCCTATTGCTTTCATTAGCAAGGGTTTATCTGCATGCCATGCTGCTCTATCTGTGTATGAAAAGGAATTATTGGCCTTGGTATTTGCTGTCACCAAGTGGGCCCACTACTTACTTGGTCAACACTTCATTGTTAAAACTGATCACAAAGCCTTGAAGTATCTATTGGAGCAAAAGCTACATACAGATTCTCAGATTAAGGGGTTGGCTAAACTGTTGCCTTTAGACTTTGAAATTCAGTAtaaaaagggtaaggaaaaccTGGTTGCAGATGCTTTATCTAGGATCCAAGGTGCAGAACTTATGTCCCTGATGATATCTTCA GTGCAACCTCGTAAGCATTTCACTTGGCTTAATGGACAGCTGAGACGAAAAGGGAAATTAGTTGTTGGTGATGATGCTTCCCTTAGAACCAAAATCTTATCACTATGGCACTCTACTCCTGTTGGTGGGCATTCAGGCATTGATGCCACTACTAGGAAG AGGAACAAGTATGATACATCAGCTTATCCTGGTCTACTCCAACCCTTGCCTATACCTGTTTTGCCATGGACGGATATATGTATGGACTTTATTGAAGGACTCCCTAGATCTAACAGCAAAACTGTTATTTGGGTAATCATTGATAGATTAACCAAAATTGGTCATTTCATTGCCTTATCACATCCCTATAGTGCGCAATCTATTGTTCCTATCTTCTTGGATAACATTTTCAAGTTGCATGGTTTCCCTGCAACTATAACCAGTGATAAGGATCCTATATTCATTAGCAACTTTTGGAAAGCATTTTTAAATGCTCAGGGGGTGTCCTTGCAGACTTCTACAGCTtatcatcctcagactgatg CCTTAGCTAAGTGGTGGTACAACTCTAACCCACATTCTGCTATTCACTTTTCTCCTTTTGAATTGTTATATGGCTATCCTCCTCCCTTACATCTTCCATACTTGCCTGGTGACTCTGATtctgttgttgttgaggatttTAATCTCAACCGACAGTTTAAACTCGAGTTGGCTAAGTTTCATTTACATCGAGCCCAACAAAGGATGTGTGCACAGGCCAACACTCATAGGTCTGATAGGCATTTCCAGgttggtgattgggtttatGTTAAGCTTCAACCTTATAGACAATCTTCCTTGTCTATTTTTCCATATCACAAGCTCACTTCTCGATTTTTTGGTCCATATCCCATTGTGGAGAAAATAGGTGTTGTGGCATACAAACTCCTCCTCCCTCCTGAAGTGCAAATCCATCCTACTTTTCATATTTCTCAGCTTAAATTCTGTCATGAACTTCCCAGTACTATAGTACACCCTCCCATCATTGACTTATCTAGTCCTCATTGCCCTGAGCGTCGAATGGTGAAGCGTGGTAATAAGGCG ATTCGGTTTCCTTCTATCACCCTTGTGGACATGGGTGTTGTTTCACCGGGGGTATTGATACCAATTTGGGTTCAACAGCCAC AACTTTGTCATTTTCTGAAAGAGGAACAGAGAGGGACGTTCTGCAGCCCTGAGAGCTTTGGATTAGGGCTGCAGATAGAGTTATCTTTGGCTGAAACGTATGAGCCTATTGGGCTTACTGGGCTGTTGTATTTTGGATTAATGGCTAGATGGGCTGCTCGTTTGGGCTGA